One Methanomassiliicoccales archaeon genomic region harbors:
- a CDS encoding ABC transporter permease: protein MGEDDKKINKVRSVLRHIWPISHLLHEEKGPAFLKTLTITVISLVSFVLVWQGLSMLLNSPYLPEPSIVLQAFVDAFNITDISVGRNMWDNIYSSLNRVLWGFALAFVIAVPLGLVMGFSKTADDFSKPIIEVFRPIPPLAWAPVLIIAMGVFLGPVVVIFIGIFFPLLSNIVFGVRNIDPILIDAARTLGAKRSHLFIKVILPSTIPYIMTGIRIGLGIGWMCIVAAEFIAPIGGGVGQYIYFKSNIGRYDQVFAGLIVIAILGLVTTELSGYIERRVSKRMGMS from the coding sequence ATGGGAGAAGATGATAAGAAAATTAACAAGGTACGGAGCGTTCTGCGCCATATCTGGCCCATAAGCCACTTGCTCCATGAAGAAAAAGGCCCGGCGTTTCTTAAGACCCTGACCATCACCGTGATCTCCCTTGTCTCGTTCGTGCTGGTCTGGCAGGGCCTGTCCATGCTTTTAAACTCACCTTACTTGCCGGAACCTTCGATTGTTCTCCAAGCCTTTGTGGACGCCTTCAACATCACGGATATATCGGTCGGGCGTAATATGTGGGATAATATCTATTCCAGTCTTAACCGCGTGCTGTGGGGATTCGCCCTGGCCTTCGTCATAGCTGTACCTCTAGGATTGGTCATGGGATTCTCCAAGACCGCTGATGATTTCAGCAAACCTATAATCGAGGTGTTCCGACCGATCCCACCGCTGGCCTGGGCTCCGGTCCTCATCATTGCCATGGGAGTGTTCTTGGGGCCGGTAGTTGTGATTTTCATAGGCATATTCTTCCCTTTGCTCTCCAACATAGTATTCGGTGTGAGGAACATTGATCCGATCCTGATCGATGCGGCACGCACTCTCGGAGCCAAGAGGTCTCACTTGTTCATCAAGGTCATCCTGCCTTCCACCATACCATATATCATGACCGGCATCCGCATAGGACTGGGCATCGGGTGGATGTGTATCGTGGCTGCCGAGTTCATCGCCCCGATCGGGGGAGGAGTGGGGCAGTACATCTATTTCAAATCCAATATTGGCAGGTATGACCAAGTGTTCGCTGGTCTGATCGTCATCGCAATTCTTGGGTTGGTGACCACCGAGCTTAGTGGCTACATCGAGCGCCGGGTCTCGAAGAGGATGGGGATGTCGTGA
- a CDS encoding ABC transporter ATP-binding protein, whose product MKLIIENLRKTFPLDEGELVAIEKFDLEVTKGEFVCILGPSGCGKTTILRILAGLDTPTSGNIFLDGKPISGSGSDRGMVFQEFALFPWRSVRKNIEFGMELKKVPDEERTRISQKYIDLVGLDGFENAHPHELSGGMKQRVGIARALANEPAILLMDEPFGSLDAQTRNLMQKELLHIWEETKKTVIFITHSVDEAVFLSDRIVVMTARPSSIGEIYEIKWERPRDRASPEFALLRKKILDQLESMVRIEE is encoded by the coding sequence GTGAAACTGATCATTGAGAACCTAAGAAAGACATTTCCCTTGGACGAGGGGGAACTTGTTGCTATAGAAAAATTCGATCTGGAAGTGACCAAAGGTGAGTTCGTCTGCATCCTAGGCCCTTCAGGCTGCGGCAAGACAACGATACTTAGAATATTGGCCGGCCTCGATACCCCGACATCTGGGAACATATTCCTGGACGGAAAACCTATCTCCGGTTCGGGTTCAGATCGTGGGATGGTGTTCCAGGAGTTTGCGCTATTTCCCTGGCGAAGCGTTCGTAAGAACATAGAGTTCGGAATGGAGCTTAAAAAGGTGCCCGACGAAGAACGGACCCGGATCTCCCAGAAATACATCGATCTGGTGGGTCTGGATGGTTTTGAGAACGCCCATCCTCATGAGCTCTCTGGAGGGATGAAGCAGAGAGTGGGCATAGCTCGTGCATTGGCCAATGAACCTGCGATCCTATTGATGGACGAACCATTTGGATCACTTGATGCACAGACCCGCAACCTCATGCAAAAGGAGCTGCTGCACATATGGGAAGAGACGAAGAAGACTGTGATATTCATCACACATTCAGTCGATGAGGCGGTGTTCCTTTCCGACCGCATCGTGGTCATGACCGCAAGGCCCAGTAGCATCGGGGAGATATACGAGATAAAATGGGAGAGGCCGCGCGACCGGGCCTCGCCTGAGTTCGCTCTCCTGAGGAAGAAGATACTGGACCAATTGGAGAGCATGGTCAGGATCGAGGAATGA
- a CDS encoding helix-turn-helix domain-containing protein: protein MSMVEELMSGILRSEEGFREALRKILDEELKISVPEFCDKTGLSPSTIYKILQEQREPNLRTIRAVIKGVRKLDANPGGEFIAVIASRPVLNKIEERMMRVGGRNVRVKEYPASTMEDAIIAAVKAERDGALALVCAPIVAPTVEQIVRIPVSVVVPRDSMVRAIEIAASKVL, encoded by the coding sequence ATGAGCATGGTCGAGGAACTGATGTCGGGCATCCTGCGCAGCGAGGAAGGCTTCCGCGAGGCGCTGCGAAAGATACTGGATGAGGAACTGAAGATATCGGTCCCGGAGTTCTGCGATAAGACCGGACTGTCACCGAGCACCATCTACAAGATATTGCAGGAGCAGCGCGAACCGAACCTGCGCACGATACGTGCGGTCATAAAGGGTGTGCGGAAGCTTGATGCTAACCCGGGTGGAGAGTTTATAGCGGTCATCGCTAGCCGTCCGGTCCTGAACAAGATAGAGGAGAGGATGATGAGGGTCGGCGGAAGGAACGTCCGGGTGAAGGAATATCCTGCTTCGACCATGGAGGATGCCATAATCGCCGCCGTCAAGGCGGAGAGGGATGGAGCACTGGCATTGGTCTGTGCCCCGATAGTCGCTCCGACAGTGGAACAGATCGTCAGAATACCCGTGTCAGTGGTCGTACCCAGGGACAGCATGGTGCGGGCCATCGAGATAGCCGCTTCGAAGGTGCTTTGA
- a CDS encoding FAD-dependent oxidoreductase, translating to MDYDVIIIGTGPAGLQAAIHASRKKVKVCVLGKIENSALQKADVENYFGARPIKGREMLQIGLEAAREFGADLLSEDILTIEMIEEGFKIKTDSLKEMTTKALVLAPGISRKKLKVEGETEFHGLGVSYCASCDCNFFKKRTVAVVGDASMAASAALLLREYAAKVYWVAKEFKASPQLMERVKATDIEMVKAWPSRIHGNEVVKGMLLDDGRDLVLDGVFIELGAKGVTELAMEVNIFPDEKGYITVDRSCATETPGVFACGDVTGLPWQLAKAVGEGCVAGLAAAAYVKKESE from the coding sequence ATGGATTACGACGTTATTATCATCGGTACCGGCCCGGCAGGATTGCAGGCGGCCATACACGCTTCAAGGAAGAAGGTCAAGGTCTGTGTTCTCGGGAAGATCGAGAACAGCGCTCTTCAGAAGGCAGATGTCGAGAACTATTTCGGGGCTCGCCCTATCAAAGGCCGCGAAATGCTGCAGATCGGTCTCGAAGCCGCCCGGGAGTTCGGCGCCGATCTATTGTCAGAAGATATCCTTACAATAGAAATGATCGAGGAAGGGTTCAAGATCAAGACCGATTCCCTTAAGGAAATGACCACGAAGGCACTGGTGCTGGCACCGGGCATCTCCCGTAAGAAATTGAAGGTGGAGGGGGAAACGGAGTTCCATGGCCTGGGTGTAAGTTATTGCGCCTCCTGCGACTGCAACTTCTTCAAGAAGAGGACCGTGGCCGTTGTGGGCGACGCCAGCATGGCCGCCTCCGCGGCCCTCTTGCTCCGGGAATATGCTGCCAAGGTCTACTGGGTGGCCAAGGAGTTCAAGGCCTCTCCTCAGCTAATGGAAAGGGTCAAGGCCACCGATATCGAGATGGTGAAAGCCTGGCCGTCCCGGATCCACGGGAACGAAGTGGTCAAGGGGATGCTACTGGACGACGGTCGGGACCTGGTGTTGGACGGTGTGTTCATCGAGCTTGGGGCCAAAGGGGTCACCGAGCTGGCCATGGAGGTGAACATCTTCCCGGACGAGAAGGGTTACATCACCGTGGACCGTTCCTGCGCCACCGAGACGCCGGGGGTGTTCGCTTGCGGTGACGTGACCGGACTTCCCTGGCAGCTGGCGAAGGCAGTGGGCGAGGGATGCGTAGCAGGTCTGGCCGCGGCCGCCTACGTAAAGAAGGAAAGTGAGTGA
- the trxA gene encoding thioredoxin codes for MSDDELTEIRRRKLEALMGENNDKGVKKLSGVTEVKDSNFEEFIKSAPIIIIDCWAPWCGPCRMLAPIVEQLAAELEGKIKFGKMNTDENENTPMKFNITAIPTMLVFKNGVQADRIVGAGNKDFMRQKFSKYL; via the coding sequence ATGAGCGATGATGAACTCACTGAGATCAGGAGACGAAAGTTAGAGGCATTGATGGGAGAAAATAACGATAAAGGAGTGAAGAAATTGTCCGGAGTCACTGAGGTCAAGGATAGCAATTTCGAGGAATTCATCAAGAGCGCGCCCATAATCATCATTGACTGTTGGGCTCCTTGGTGCGGTCCCTGCCGCATGCTAGCTCCGATAGTGGAGCAATTGGCGGCGGAGCTCGAGGGAAAGATCAAGTTCGGAAAAATGAACACCGACGAAAACGAAAACACTCCAATGAAGTTCAACATCACGGCAATTCCCACCATGCTGGTCTTCAAGAACGGGGTTCAGGCCGATCGTATCGTTGGTGCGGGAAACAAGGACTTCATGCGACAGAAGTTCTCGAAGTACCTGTGA
- a CDS encoding MBL fold metallo-hydrolase, producing MRKRGSALLVVLVAVMLLAISGWALEGGLRVPEIFPDEGVQDDPDVQGNMTVHFIDVGQGDSVLIITPDGKNVLIDAGGTYAPSDLTRYISDHGIEVLDALVITHPHADHLSYADDVLEAFDVRSVYHPGMDYDSVGYQRFLAAAEAEGCPVYTDMELDVGDELNISVAVTFQVLWLDSQAENANDASIVLKVTYGENDLLFTGDIENNIESIILHDQRYDLDIDVLKVSHHGSDTSTTQEFLSATTPEFGFISVEEGNSYGHPHSSVLNRLESNSVQYFTTMEEGSMMIRCDGENIWLMF from the coding sequence ATGCGGAAACGGGGCTCGGCATTATTGGTAGTGCTAGTGGCAGTGATGCTGCTAGCCATATCGGGATGGGCCTTGGAGGGTGGCCTGAGGGTCCCGGAGATATTTCCGGATGAAGGGGTCCAGGACGACCCTGACGTTCAGGGTAATATGACCGTACATTTCATCGATGTGGGTCAGGGCGACTCCGTTCTCATCATCACCCCCGATGGGAAGAACGTGCTGATCGACGCCGGTGGCACCTATGCCCCGTCAGATCTGACAAGGTACATCAGTGATCATGGTATCGAGGTCCTCGACGCACTGGTCATCACCCACCCGCACGCAGACCATTTGAGCTATGCGGACGATGTGCTCGAAGCCTTCGATGTACGCAGCGTCTACCACCCCGGCATGGACTATGACTCGGTCGGCTACCAAAGGTTCCTGGCGGCGGCAGAGGCGGAAGGTTGCCCCGTGTACACTGACATGGAATTGGATGTTGGTGACGAACTGAACATAAGCGTGGCGGTCACCTTCCAGGTCCTCTGGTTGGATTCTCAGGCGGAAAACGCCAACGATGCCAGTATCGTGCTCAAGGTCACCTATGGAGAGAACGACCTGCTGTTCACCGGTGATATCGAGAACAACATCGAATCGATCATCCTTCATGATCAGCGATACGATCTGGACATAGATGTACTGAAGGTATCCCATCATGGGAGCGACACCTCTACGACCCAAGAGTTCCTATCGGCGACAACCCCCGAGTTCGGTTTCATCTCCGTGGAGGAGGGGAACAGCTACGGCCACCCCCACTCCTCGGTGCTGAACAGGTTGGAGAGCAATTCCGTGCAGTACTTCACTACAATGGAGGAGGGAAGCATGATGATACGTTGCGATGGTGAGAACATATGGTTGATGTTCTGA
- a CDS encoding PRC-barrel domain-containing protein codes for MLEEASELIGMQVYTPNGVFLGNVNNLVIDVENRKVDGLFVSESNPLLVEDSKAVNVPFRWIQAIGDIVLLKYFPKRVTARRPGSAPKPAEK; via the coding sequence ATGTTAGAGGAGGCTTCTGAACTTATAGGGATGCAGGTGTACACGCCCAACGGAGTGTTCCTGGGCAATGTGAACAATTTGGTGATCGACGTGGAGAACCGTAAGGTTGACGGGCTCTTCGTCAGCGAGTCCAATCCCTTGCTGGTGGAGGACTCCAAGGCAGTCAACGTACCCTTCCGCTGGATACAGGCCATCGGAGATATCGTTCTCTTGAAATACTTCCCCAAGAGGGTGACCGCGAGGCGCCCCGGCTCTGCTCCCAAACCGGCCGAGAAGTAA
- a CDS encoding gamma carbonic anhydrase family protein — protein sequence MVERKVYVDPTAVIIGDVELEEGVSIWPTAVLRGDASSIRVGAGSNVQEGAVLHTGPDFPTVIGKFVTIGHGAVINGAIVGDRCIIGINSTILDGAIIGDECIVGANALVTSMSVIPPRSVVMGLPGKVVRHNDSSIREKAERSALSYQRLKDRYLEGQYPRKKF from the coding sequence ATGGTCGAGCGTAAGGTCTACGTAGACCCCACCGCGGTTATAATCGGTGATGTTGAGCTGGAAGAAGGGGTCTCTATCTGGCCTACAGCGGTTCTTCGTGGCGATGCCAGCAGCATACGCGTGGGGGCGGGTAGCAACGTTCAGGAGGGTGCAGTGTTGCATACCGGCCCTGATTTTCCAACTGTCATTGGCAAGTTCGTGACCATAGGCCATGGAGCGGTCATCAACGGCGCCATCGTGGGCGACCGCTGCATAATTGGCATCAATTCTACGATACTTGACGGTGCCATCATCGGGGATGAGTGCATCGTCGGGGCCAATGCCTTGGTGACCAGCATGTCCGTCATTCCACCTCGATCGGTAGTGATGGGACTGCCGGGAAAGGTCGTTCGGCATAACGACAGCAGTATCAGGGAAAAGGCCGAAAGGAGCGCCCTGAGCTATCAGAGACTTAAGGACCGGTATCTCGAAGGGCAATACCCTCGCAAGAAATTTTGA
- a CDS encoding ABC transporter ATP-binding protein, whose protein sequence is MEEIVVLENVVKEYRNGERAVRAVNGVSLSIERGSFVVVLGPSGSGKTTLLNIISGLVSPTSGQVRVAGKDISAMTDTQATRFRADSVGFVFQFFNLFPTLTVLENVEIGLALKIKDPMELRERSIRYLKMVGLEDMESKFPDQLSGGEQQRVSVARAVASQPELLIADEPTGNLDAETGETVWALLRNMNRETGTTVIAVTHWAEAAEFADKTLYLRSGRIERISGPGAGR, encoded by the coding sequence ATGGAAGAGATAGTAGTATTGGAGAACGTGGTCAAGGAGTACCGTAACGGGGAACGGGCGGTAAGAGCGGTCAACGGAGTCAGCCTGAGCATCGAGCGGGGTAGCTTCGTGGTCGTGCTTGGCCCCAGTGGCTCAGGCAAGACCACCCTGCTGAACATAATCTCGGGACTGGTCAGCCCCACCTCTGGCCAGGTTCGGGTGGCTGGTAAGGACATCAGCGCCATGACCGACACCCAGGCCACCAGATTTCGGGCGGATTCCGTCGGTTTCGTCTTCCAGTTCTTCAATCTATTCCCCACCCTCACTGTTCTCGAGAACGTGGAGATCGGGCTAGCCCTGAAGATAAAAGACCCCATGGAACTGAGGGAACGGTCCATTAGATACCTGAAAATGGTGGGGTTGGAGGACATGGAGAGCAAATTCCCAGACCAACTTTCAGGAGGGGAGCAGCAGAGGGTCTCGGTAGCCAGGGCAGTGGCAAGCCAACCGGAACTGCTTATAGCCGACGAACCCACCGGCAATTTGGATGCTGAGACCGGGGAGACCGTCTGGGCATTACTGCGGAACATGAACAGAGAGACCGGTACCACGGTCATCGCTGTCACCCACTGGGCCGAGGCCGCGGAGTTCGCCGATAAGACATTGTATTTGCGTTCCGGCAGGATCGAGCGGATATCCGGGCCGGGGGCAGGTCGATGA
- a CDS encoding FtsX-like permease family protein produces MNRYLYRKMNRELRRMGFRAIGAGLLILLAVSMYVGMGTMMPSAEESLELRVDALNLNDLIIRTGFASTEILDDLEGINGVEAAEARLNLASRILAEKEMAATLIGLDTDAPPGINKLEFTQGRWFEGPGEAVLEKGSAKKAGIALGDSVSILTEGGWSELEVVGLVNSPEFLFLPINPQSINPVPGNLVVVYLPMTWLQDSFSLGTDTANEFVFLLDDQGAEAMIDLALASETILFKLHQEDIYGYALIKEDLGQGDSFMGVIAGLILIVAFFVVYSSFARMVQEQRREIGILRALGYGRMNILLSYLYLALLVGGISSLLGLALSLPIGQALSDYYVELMFSAPSAKIVLEPSYFIIGGLFGPLTAVLASLIAVWGTLRMEPEQAIKGAGLVGKRTKGRGRISKPRRANYMLLYAVRKMTRQKGRTSLLVLAVSFSVVMGSMSFLMIASFQNSIVATVEEGEGWDLMTDLAYPVDRFTAEGLGGPGVLQVVPVARMAVDWVAEENGTAVAIGLDWEQDLHRFSLSQGIAPDSPGEAMVSFLFNKDTSLGVGDRLSLSTSRGLTEVTVVGVTFDSIGQIFFDGSVAEALSDGQVYSGAYLLVEEGELDAVKASLLASPIVADIQERNSLESGMLDMMSSYNEVLYIFGLISVLISAIAISNIVYVSVLERRVEYGQLRALGYQRRDVGRSVYLEVVLLVTLGSLMAIPLLFGVMEGLNESFRTFFPLYRTILHPADWYGYGVIVGMTFLLGLIAAWPATRIISGLDLAKTVTGGRFG; encoded by the coding sequence ATGAACCGGTACCTGTACCGAAAAATGAACCGGGAGCTACGCCGGATGGGATTCCGTGCCATTGGAGCGGGGTTGCTGATACTTCTAGCCGTCTCGATGTACGTGGGGATGGGGACCATGATGCCATCCGCCGAGGAGTCTCTAGAACTGAGAGTGGATGCGTTGAACCTGAACGACCTGATCATCCGTACGGGATTCGCTTCCACTGAAATTCTGGATGATCTAGAAGGCATCAATGGAGTTGAGGCGGCGGAGGCGCGGTTGAACTTAGCATCCAGGATCTTGGCAGAAAAAGAGATGGCCGCCACGCTTATCGGCCTGGATACCGACGCCCCACCGGGAATAAACAAACTTGAGTTCACCCAAGGACGCTGGTTCGAAGGTCCTGGAGAGGCAGTATTGGAGAAAGGGTCCGCAAAAAAGGCTGGGATCGCCCTGGGGGACAGCGTTTCGATCCTGACCGAAGGGGGATGGAGCGAACTTGAGGTCGTTGGCCTGGTCAACTCCCCGGAGTTCCTCTTCCTGCCCATCAATCCACAGTCGATCAATCCGGTCCCGGGTAACTTGGTCGTGGTCTACCTACCCATGACCTGGCTGCAAGACAGCTTCAGCCTAGGGACAGATACGGCCAATGAGTTCGTCTTCCTTCTCGATGACCAGGGGGCAGAGGCAATGATCGATCTGGCCTTGGCCAGTGAGACCATTCTCTTCAAGTTGCACCAGGAGGATATTTATGGATACGCATTGATCAAGGAGGACCTTGGGCAAGGAGACTCCTTCATGGGGGTCATCGCCGGCCTCATATTGATTGTGGCCTTCTTCGTGGTCTATTCATCCTTCGCCCGCATGGTGCAGGAACAGCGCAGGGAGATAGGTATCCTGCGCGCCCTGGGTTACGGACGAATGAACATCCTGCTCTCCTATCTTTACTTGGCCTTGCTGGTAGGGGGCATCAGTTCCCTATTGGGCCTGGCTTTGAGCCTGCCTATAGGCCAGGCACTGTCGGATTACTACGTGGAATTAATGTTCAGCGCCCCGTCAGCAAAGATCGTCCTGGAACCTTCATATTTCATAATCGGTGGCCTCTTCGGCCCTCTCACCGCGGTCCTGGCCAGCCTGATTGCTGTCTGGGGAACGTTGCGAATGGAGCCAGAACAGGCCATCAAGGGGGCGGGACTGGTAGGGAAGAGGACCAAGGGTCGGGGCAGGATCTCCAAGCCCCGCAGGGCCAATTACATGTTATTGTACGCCGTCCGAAAGATGACCCGGCAAAAAGGCCGGACCTCCCTGTTGGTCCTGGCGGTGTCCTTCTCTGTGGTCATGGGGAGCATGAGCTTCCTTATGATAGCTAGCTTTCAGAACTCCATCGTAGCTACGGTGGAGGAGGGGGAAGGATGGGACCTGATGACCGATCTCGCCTATCCAGTCGACCGCTTCACCGCCGAGGGGCTGGGTGGACCAGGAGTGCTCCAAGTGGTCCCTGTGGCCCGTATGGCCGTGGATTGGGTGGCGGAAGAGAACGGAACTGCCGTCGCAATTGGTCTGGACTGGGAACAGGACCTCCATCGTTTTTCGCTCAGCCAAGGCATCGCCCCCGATTCTCCGGGGGAGGCCATGGTGTCCTTCTTGTTCAACAAAGATACCTCGCTGGGGGTTGGGGACCGATTATCTCTATCGACCTCCAGGGGACTGACCGAGGTGACCGTTGTAGGGGTGACCTTTGATTCCATAGGTCAGATCTTCTTTGATGGTTCGGTGGCCGAGGCCCTGTCCGATGGCCAGGTGTACAGCGGAGCGTACCTCTTGGTTGAGGAGGGGGAGCTCGACGCGGTCAAGGCCTCCCTACTGGCCTCACCGATCGTAGCCGATATTCAAGAAAGGAACAGCCTGGAATCGGGCATGCTGGACATGATGTCCAGCTATAACGAGGTGCTATACATTTTCGGCCTGATCTCGGTGCTAATATCGGCCATAGCTATTTCCAACATTGTATACGTGAGCGTACTGGAGCGGAGGGTGGAGTACGGACAGTTAAGGGCACTTGGATATCAACGGAGGGACGTAGGCCGCAGCGTGTACCTGGAGGTGGTCCTACTGGTGACCTTGGGCTCACTGATGGCCATACCCCTATTATTTGGGGTGATGGAGGGGCTCAATGAGAGCTTTCGCACCTTCTTTCCCCTGTACCGCACCATACTGCACCCGGCAGATTGGTACGGGTACGGGGTGATCGTGGGAATGACCTTCCTATTGGGCCTGATCGCCGCTTGGCCCGCCACCAGGATCATATCCGGCCTGGACCTGGCAAAGACGGTCACTGGTGGGCGCTTTGGTTGA
- a CDS encoding phenylacetate--CoA ligase — protein sequence MKSWNPNIEEMPRAQLDRLQLKLLKLQTNKMYDFSPFYHERMRAAGVMPSDIKTLADVKKLPFMTKKDLRDGYPNKLFMCDRSELIRYHASSGTTGKPTIVGYTRNDLENWSESLARAMTSVGLGKDDIIQVSNTYGLFSGGLGFHYAIEKMGAVVVPASTGNTERQIELIRDLEVTAIAATPSYLMYLGEVAAKMGIDIKKDTKLRIGLLGAEPWSDRMRDRIYETMGVKGINCYGASELSGPLFSECSEQQGIHIWGDLALVEIVDPDTGEPLGPGERGEMVITMLQKEALPIVRYRMGDITTLNDEVCACGRTHPRINRIQGRVDDMIIIRGINVFPSQVEHSLMQHPELGNEFQLVVDRKGHMDSMLVRVELKPEAFTDNIIELNALRERISNRLKGTLNVSAKVELVQPGTLPRFEGKAKRVVDKREY from the coding sequence TTGAAAAGTTGGAACCCCAATATCGAGGAGATGCCACGTGCCCAGTTGGACCGTCTCCAATTGAAGTTGCTAAAGTTACAGACCAACAAGATGTACGACTTCTCTCCCTTCTATCACGAGCGCATGAGGGCGGCGGGAGTGATGCCGAGCGACATCAAAACGTTGGCTGATGTGAAGAAGCTTCCGTTCATGACCAAGAAGGACCTGCGGGATGGCTACCCGAACAAATTGTTCATGTGCGATCGTAGCGAGCTCATACGCTACCACGCTTCCTCAGGTACCACTGGGAAGCCTACCATCGTCGGCTATACCCGCAATGATCTGGAGAACTGGTCAGAATCGTTGGCCCGGGCCATGACCTCCGTAGGCCTAGGAAAGGACGATATCATCCAGGTCAGCAATACCTATGGACTGTTCTCCGGAGGGCTGGGATTCCACTACGCCATCGAGAAGATGGGGGCGGTGGTGGTGCCGGCGTCCACCGGCAACACCGAGAGACAGATCGAGCTCATACGTGATCTGGAGGTCACGGCCATTGCCGCCACTCCCTCCTACCTTATGTACCTGGGAGAGGTGGCTGCCAAGATGGGCATCGATATCAAGAAGGACACCAAACTACGCATCGGACTTCTGGGTGCGGAGCCGTGGAGCGATCGTATGCGCGATCGCATCTACGAGACCATGGGCGTCAAGGGCATAAACTGCTATGGGGCCAGCGAACTTTCCGGACCGCTGTTTTCAGAATGTTCAGAACAGCAGGGGATACACATCTGGGGAGATCTGGCATTGGTGGAGATCGTCGATCCTGACACCGGTGAGCCTTTGGGACCGGGGGAGAGAGGGGAGATGGTCATAACCATGCTGCAGAAGGAGGCGCTGCCCATCGTCCGATACCGTATGGGCGACATAACCACTCTCAACGATGAGGTCTGTGCCTGCGGCCGGACGCACCCGCGCATCAACAGGATACAAGGCCGGGTGGACGATATGATTATTATTCGCGGGATCAATGTATTCCCCTCGCAAGTGGAGCATTCATTGATGCAACACCCCGAGCTGGGCAACGAGTTCCAGCTCGTTGTGGACCGCAAGGGGCATATGGACAGCATGCTGGTGCGTGTGGAGCTGAAACCTGAGGCCTTCACGGACAACATCATCGAGCTCAACGCCCTGCGAGAAAGGATATCCAACCGGCTGAAGGGGACGCTGAACGTATCGGCCAAAGTTGAGCTGGTACAGCCTGGCACCCTTCCCCGATTCGAAGGTAAGGCCAAAAGAGTGGTGGACAAGAGGGAATACTGA
- a CDS encoding acetolactate synthase has protein sequence MTDTDKYRIKQLSIFSENRPNRLGAVANVLKEGKINILGFSIAEGAGYGVIRVLVDRPEAARDMLTKEGFVVKFTEVLAIQMEDRPGGLFDLTDHMKEVNIEYGYGYRNPPFAVLIVRVEDIEKGIENLLKGGLRLLDNTTFH, from the coding sequence ATGACGGATACCGATAAGTACAGGATCAAGCAACTTTCCATTTTCTCGGAGAACCGGCCCAACCGCCTGGGGGCGGTGGCCAATGTGCTGAAGGAAGGGAAGATAAACATTTTGGGCTTCAGCATCGCTGAGGGTGCTGGCTATGGCGTCATTCGCGTACTGGTCGATCGCCCAGAGGCGGCCCGGGACATGCTGACCAAAGAAGGTTTCGTCGTCAAGTTCACCGAGGTGCTGGCCATCCAGATGGAGGACAGGCCGGGCGGCCTGTTCGACCTTACGGACCACATGAAGGAGGTCAACATCGAGTACGGGTATGGATATCGCAATCCACCATTCGCAGTACTGATCGTACGGGTGGAGGACATCGAAAAGGGCATTGAGAATCTGCTCAAGGGCGGGTTGCGCCTGCTGGACAACACCACCTTCCATTGA